The Kaistia defluvii genome has a segment encoding these proteins:
- the phaZ gene encoding polyhydroxyalkanoate depolymerase, translated as MGPLSYYQLYELNHAAMSPMRAAADMFGLLLKNPLNPMSQTPLGRNWQAGLELFERTTRRYAKPSFDLPTTLVGGMRVPVTEHVVWHKPFCDLIHFERQLERPRRDPKLLIVAPMSGHYATLLRGTVEAMMPRHDVYITDWIDARMVPLADGSFDLDDYIDYLVEMLHFLGDDVHVVAVCQPAVPVLAAVALMEAAGDRFAPRSMTLMGGPIDTRINPTAVNEMAQGKSLDWFAENVVMKVPFPHAGCMRDVYPGFLQLSGFMSMNLDRHVTAHQDLFKHLVAGDGDSATKHRDFYDEYLAVMDLTAEFYLQTVETVFITHALPKGTMTHRGVPVDLTAVRNVALLTVEGENDDISGVGQTEAAQHLCINIPDNMRAHYMQPKVGHYGVFNGSRFRAEIAPRISDFVLTHDRDRAANGASAKAPAAKAPAAKAAAAKAEPEAKSAVTPAARKSAAAKPAVARPAKAKPAAPAKATSAKPAEPADDLKRIAGIGAKLEASLNAAGFTRFAQIARLTVKQQTALDARLGLRGRVAREKWIEQAKALMQEASAQASATPEPAPASAD; from the coding sequence ATGGGTCCCTTATCCTACTATCAGCTCTACGAGCTGAACCATGCGGCGATGTCGCCGATGCGGGCGGCCGCCGACATGTTCGGCCTGCTTCTGAAAAACCCGCTGAACCCGATGAGCCAGACGCCGCTCGGCCGCAACTGGCAGGCCGGCCTGGAGTTGTTCGAACGGACCACCCGCCGCTACGCCAAGCCCAGCTTCGATCTGCCGACGACGCTGGTCGGCGGCATGCGCGTGCCCGTCACCGAGCACGTCGTCTGGCATAAGCCCTTCTGCGACCTCATTCATTTCGAACGCCAGCTCGAGCGACCCCGCCGCGATCCCAAGCTGCTGATCGTCGCGCCGATGTCGGGCCATTACGCCACGCTGCTGCGCGGCACGGTCGAGGCGATGATGCCGCGCCACGACGTCTACATCACCGACTGGATCGACGCCCGCATGGTGCCGCTGGCCGATGGCAGCTTCGATCTCGACGATTACATCGACTATCTGGTCGAGATGCTGCACTTCCTCGGCGACGACGTGCATGTGGTCGCGGTCTGCCAGCCGGCCGTGCCGGTACTCGCCGCCGTGGCGCTGATGGAAGCCGCGGGCGACCGATTCGCGCCGCGCTCCATGACGCTGATGGGCGGCCCGATCGACACGCGAATCAACCCGACCGCCGTCAACGAGATGGCCCAGGGCAAGAGCCTCGACTGGTTCGCCGAGAATGTCGTGATGAAGGTGCCGTTCCCGCATGCCGGCTGCATGCGCGACGTCTATCCGGGCTTCCTGCAGCTTTCCGGCTTCATGAGCATGAACCTCGACCGCCATGTCACGGCGCATCAGGACCTGTTCAAGCATCTGGTCGCGGGCGACGGCGACAGCGCCACCAAGCATCGCGACTTCTACGACGAATATCTGGCCGTCATGGACCTGACCGCGGAGTTCTACCTGCAGACGGTCGAGACGGTGTTCATCACCCATGCGCTGCCGAAGGGGACGATGACCCATCGCGGCGTGCCCGTCGACCTGACCGCCGTCCGCAATGTGGCGCTGCTCACCGTCGAGGGCGAGAATGACGACATTTCCGGCGTCGGCCAGACCGAGGCGGCGCAGCATCTGTGTATCAACATCCCCGACAACATGCGGGCGCATTACATGCAGCCGAAGGTCGGCCATTACGGCGTCTTCAACGGCTCGCGCTTCCGCGCCGAGATTGCGCCGCGCATCAGCGATTTCGTGCTGACGCATGATCGCGACCGCGCCGCCAATGGCGCGAGCGCCAAGGCCCCCGCTGCCAAGGCGCCGGCTGCCAAGGCTGCCGCCGCCAAGGCGGAGCCCGAGGCCAAATCGGCGGTTACCCCCGCCGCGCGCAAATCCGCCGCCGCGAAGCCCGCCGTAGCGCGGCCTGCCAAGGCCAAGCCAGCCGCACCGGCCAAAGCGACCTCCGCCAAGCCGGCCGAACCGGCCGATGATCTCAAGCGCATCGCCGGCATCGGCGCGAAGCTGGAGGCGAGCCTCAACGCGGCCGGATTCACGCGCTTCGCCCAGATCGCCCGGCTGACCGTGAAGCAGCAGACCGCGCTCGATGCGCGGCTTGGACTGCGCGGCCGGGTAGCGCGCGAAAAGTGGATCGAGCAGGCCAAGGCCCTGATGCAGGAAGCGTCGGCACAGGCGTCGGCGACACCGGAACCTGCCCCAGCGTCCGCAGACTAG
- a CDS encoding ActS/PrrB/RegB family redox-sensitive histidine kinase, with amino-acid sequence MPEQAPPSHDFGARRLKLDTLVRLRWLAVIGQTATVVFVRFWLEYPMPIGLCLAAIALSAWLNLFIKIRYPSSLRLQGRTAALLLAYDVLQLSVLLSLTGGLQNPFAVLIIVPVIVSATTLAPRLTVMLGGLVIVAVTALGLWHMPLPWPEGEALTMPYLYVLGVWVALVSAVFFMGVYAFRVAEEARQLADALTATELVLAREQHLWALDGLAAAAAHELGTPLATIALVSKELERELPPGSPYAEDVALLRSQSQRCRDILGKLTSLSTDPGQHVDRLPLSHMLAEVVEPHADTGIDIQVKFSGEAGSEPVGRRNPSILYGLGNLVENAVDFAETTVEIAAKWNADNVSLTIADDGPGFASEVIDHIGEPYVTTRSRAIEGVEDHEAGGLGLGFFIAKTLLERTGARLDLSNREAPAHGAIVRIVWSREAMDRLGISGKSDGSEGHDGPSAHS; translated from the coding sequence ATGCCCGAGCAAGCTCCCCCCTCGCACGATTTCGGCGCGCGGCGGCTGAAGCTCGACACGCTGGTGCGGCTGCGCTGGCTGGCGGTCATCGGCCAGACGGCCACCGTCGTCTTCGTGCGATTCTGGCTGGAATACCCGATGCCGATCGGGCTCTGCCTGGCGGCGATAGCGCTGTCGGCCTGGCTCAACCTGTTCATCAAGATCCGCTATCCCTCCAGCCTGCGCCTGCAGGGGCGCACCGCCGCGCTGCTGCTCGCCTATGACGTGCTGCAGCTCTCTGTGCTGCTGTCGCTGACCGGTGGTCTGCAAAATCCCTTCGCCGTCCTGATCATCGTGCCGGTCATTGTTTCCGCCACCACGCTGGCGCCGCGCCTGACCGTGATGCTGGGCGGGCTGGTGATCGTCGCGGTGACGGCGCTCGGCCTCTGGCACATGCCGCTGCCCTGGCCGGAGGGCGAGGCGCTGACCATGCCTTATCTTTATGTGCTGGGCGTCTGGGTCGCGCTGGTCTCTGCCGTCTTCTTCATGGGCGTCTATGCCTTCCGCGTTGCCGAGGAGGCGCGCCAGCTTGCCGACGCGCTGACGGCGACCGAACTGGTGCTGGCGCGCGAGCAGCATCTCTGGGCGCTGGACGGGCTTGCCGCCGCGGCCGCGCATGAGCTCGGCACCCCATTGGCCACCATCGCGCTGGTCAGCAAGGAGCTGGAGCGCGAGCTGCCGCCGGGCAGCCCCTATGCCGAGGACGTCGCCCTGCTGCGCAGCCAGTCGCAGCGCTGCCGCGATATCCTGGGCAAGCTGACCTCGCTGTCGACCGATCCGGGCCAGCATGTCGACCGCCTGCCGCTCAGCCACATGCTGGCCGAAGTGGTCGAGCCGCATGCCGATACCGGCATCGACATCCAGGTGAAGTTCAGCGGCGAGGCCGGCAGCGAGCCGGTCGGCCGCCGCAACCCGTCGATCCTCTACGGCCTCGGCAATCTGGTCGAGAACGCCGTCGATTTCGCCGAAACCACGGTCGAGATCGCCGCGAAGTGGAACGCGGACAATGTGTCGCTGACCATTGCCGATGACGGCCCGGGCTTCGCCTCCGAGGTGATCGACCATATTGGCGAGCCCTATGTGACGACCCGCTCCCGCGCCATCGAGGGCGTCGAGGATCACGAGGCCGGCGGTCTCGGCCTTGGTTTCTTCATCGCCAAGACGCTGCTGGAACGTACCGGCGCCCGGCTGGATCTCTCCAATCGCGAGGCCCCGGCGCATGGCGCGATCGTGCGCATCGTCTGGTCGCGCGAGGCGATGGATCGGCTCGGCATTTCCGGCAAATCGGACGGCAGCGAGGGCCATGACGGCCCTTCGGCGCACAGTTGA
- a CDS encoding ActR/PrrA/RegA family redox response regulator transcription factor: MTDLESAGLAGTDTSLIIVDDDKAFLQRLARAMEARGFLVETADSVAEGMRKVDQKPPAYAVVDMRLEDGNGLDVIELIRKRRPESRTVVLTGYGNIATAVTAVKLGAVDYLAKPADADEVFSALTRDPTERALPPDNPMSADRVRWEHIQRVYELCERNVSETARRLNMHRRTLQRILAKRAPR, translated from the coding sequence ATGACAGATCTGGAATCCGCCGGTCTCGCCGGCACTGATACCTCGCTCATCATCGTGGATGACGACAAGGCTTTCCTGCAGCGACTTGCCCGGGCAATGGAAGCACGCGGCTTTCTGGTGGAAACGGCCGATTCGGTCGCCGAAGGCATGCGCAAGGTCGACCAGAAGCCGCCGGCCTATGCCGTCGTCGACATGCGCCTGGAAGACGGCAACGGCCTCGACGTGATCGAACTGATCCGCAAGCGCCGGCCTGAATCGCGCACCGTCGTCCTGACCGGCTATGGCAACATCGCGACCGCCGTGACCGCCGTGAAGCTGGGCGCCGTCGATTATCTCGCCAAGCCCGCCGATGCCGACGAGGTCTTCTCGGCGCTGACCCGCGATCCGACCGAGCGGGCTCTGCCGCCGGACAATCCGATGTCGGCCGATCGCGTCCGCTGGGAGCATATCCAGCGCGTGTATGAACTGTGCGAGCGCAATGTTTCGGAGACGGCCCGCCGCCTCAACATGCATCGCCGCACCCTGCAGCGCATCCTGGCAAAGCGCGCGCCGCGCTGA
- the fabA gene encoding 3-hydroxyacyl-[acyl-carrier-protein] dehydratase FabA, protein MADRPSSFDYEALLACGRGELFGEGNAQLPLPPMLMFDRITSISEEGGEFGKGHIRAELDVNPDLWFFQCHFKGDPVMPGCLGLDAMWQMLGFFLGWSGSPGRGRALSTGEIKFSGMVVPSVKHVEYGVDLKRVLRSKLVLGIGDGWLKADGVTIYRAKDLRVGLFQGEATPAVG, encoded by the coding sequence ATGGCAGATCGCCCGTCGAGCTTCGACTATGAGGCTCTGCTCGCCTGCGGGCGAGGGGAATTGTTTGGCGAGGGCAACGCGCAATTGCCGCTGCCGCCCATGTTGATGTTCGACCGCATTACGTCGATCAGCGAAGAGGGCGGTGAATTCGGCAAGGGCCATATCCGCGCCGAGCTCGACGTCAATCCGGATCTCTGGTTCTTCCAGTGCCACTTCAAGGGCGATCCGGTAATGCCGGGCTGCCTCGGCCTCGACGCCATGTGGCAGATGCTGGGCTTCTTCCTCGGCTGGAGCGGGTCGCCGGGTCGCGGCCGCGCGCTGTCGACGGGCGAGATCAAGTTCTCCGGCATGGTCGTTCCCAGCGTCAAGCACGTCGAATATGGCGTCGACCTGAAGCGCGTCCTGCGCTCGAAGCTGGTGCTCGGCATCGGCGACGGGTGGTTGAAGGCCGATGGCGTCACCATCTACCGGGCCAAGGACCTTCGCGTCGGCCTGTTCCAGGGCGAAGCGACACCTGCCGTCGGTTGA
- the fabB gene encoding beta-ketoacyl-ACP synthase I → MKRVVVTGMGIVSSIGNNTQEVLASLHEAKSGITFAQDYAEHGFRSHVFGAPTLDPAEVVDRRAMRFHGGGTAWNHVAMDQAIRDAGLEEADISNERTGIIMGSGGPSTRTIVESAQKALASGSSKKVGPLAVPKAMSSSPSATLSTWFKIKGVNYSISSACATSNHCIGNAYEMIQYGKQDRMFAGGCEELDWTLSVLFDAMGAMSSKYNDRPAIASRAYDVNRDGFVISGGAGVLVLEELEIAKARGARIYGEIVGYGATADGADMVAPSGEGAARCMRQALSTVKGKVDYINPHATSTPVGDLKEMEAIREVFGSGDNCPPISATKSLTGHSQGATGVHESIYSLLMLNNRFIAESANIEELDPAFADMPIVRKRIDDAKIDTVLSNSFGFGGTNASLVFQRYVA, encoded by the coding sequence ATGAAGCGGGTCGTCGTGACGGGGATGGGGATCGTCTCTTCCATCGGGAACAACACCCAGGAAGTGCTGGCGAGCCTGCACGAAGCGAAGAGCGGCATTACCTTTGCCCAGGATTACGCCGAGCACGGCTTCCGCAGCCATGTGTTCGGCGCGCCAACGCTGGATCCGGCCGAGGTCGTCGACCGGCGCGCCATGCGCTTCCACGGCGGCGGCACCGCCTGGAACCATGTCGCGATGGATCAGGCGATCCGCGATGCCGGCCTCGAGGAGGCCGACATTTCCAATGAGCGCACCGGCATCATCATGGGTTCGGGCGGGCCGTCGACGCGCACCATCGTCGAATCCGCGCAGAAGGCGCTGGCTTCCGGCTCGTCCAAGAAGGTAGGCCCGCTGGCCGTGCCCAAGGCGATGTCGTCCTCGCCGTCGGCGACGCTGTCGACCTGGTTCAAGATCAAGGGCGTCAACTATTCGATCTCCTCGGCCTGCGCGACGTCCAATCATTGCATCGGAAATGCCTATGAGATGATCCAGTACGGCAAGCAGGACCGGATGTTCGCCGGCGGCTGCGAGGAGCTGGACTGGACGCTGTCCGTGCTGTTCGACGCCATGGGCGCCATGTCGTCCAAGTATAATGACCGCCCGGCCATCGCCTCGCGCGCCTATGACGTCAACCGCGATGGCTTCGTCATCTCGGGCGGCGCCGGCGTGCTGGTGCTGGAAGAGCTCGAGATCGCCAAGGCGCGCGGCGCGCGCATCTATGGCGAGATCGTCGGCTACGGCGCCACCGCCGATGGCGCTGACATGGTCGCCCCGTCGGGCGAGGGCGCGGCGCGCTGCATGCGCCAGGCGCTTTCGACGGTGAAGGGCAAGGTCGACTACATCAACCCGCATGCGACGTCGACGCCGGTCGGCGACCTGAAGGAGATGGAAGCGATCCGCGAAGTGTTCGGCTCCGGCGACAATTGCCCGCCGATCTCGGCGACCAAGTCGCTGACCGGCCATTCGCAGGGCGCCACGGGCGTGCACGAATCCATCTATTCGCTGCTCATGCTCAACAACCGGTTCATCGCCGAATCGGCCAATATCGAAGAACTGGATCCGGCCTTCGCCGACATGCCGATCGTGCGCAAGCGCATCGACGACGCGAAGATCGACACCGTACTCTCCAACAGCTTCGGCTTCGGCGGCACCAACGCCTCGCTGGTCTTCCAGCGCTACGTCGCCTGA
- the fabI gene encoding enoyl-ACP reductase FabI — protein MTAPTSNLMSGKRGLIMGVANDHSIAWGIARTLAAHGAELAFTYQGDAFGRRVKPLADSIGAKLLLPCDVEDVASVDSVFAALKAEWGKIDFIVHAIGFSDKNELKGRYADTTRDNFVKTMVISCFSFTEIAKRAAALMTDGGSILTLTYGGSTRVMPNYNVMGVAKAALESSVRYLAMDFGGDNIRVNAISAGPVRTLAGSGVADARIMYNYQKKNAPLRRTVSLDEIGGSALYLLSELGAGVTGDVHFVDSGYNIVSMPRLEELKVHEAHAEAINPQAD, from the coding sequence ATGACGGCACCAACCAGCAACCTGATGAGCGGCAAGCGCGGGCTCATCATGGGTGTCGCCAACGATCATTCGATCGCCTGGGGCATCGCCCGCACGCTGGCGGCCCACGGCGCCGAACTCGCCTTCACCTATCAGGGCGATGCCTTCGGCCGCCGCGTGAAGCCGCTGGCCGACAGCATCGGCGCCAAGCTGCTGCTGCCCTGCGACGTCGAGGATGTCGCTTCCGTCGACAGCGTCTTCGCGGCGCTCAAGGCCGAATGGGGCAAGATCGATTTCATCGTCCACGCCATCGGCTTCTCTGACAAGAACGAGCTGAAGGGCCGCTACGCCGACACGACGCGCGACAATTTCGTGAAGACGATGGTGATCTCGTGCTTCTCCTTCACGGAGATCGCCAAGCGCGCCGCGGCGTTGATGACCGATGGCGGCTCGATCCTGACGCTGACCTATGGCGGCTCGACCCGCGTCATGCCGAACTACAACGTCATGGGTGTGGCCAAGGCGGCGCTGGAATCCTCGGTGCGCTACCTCGCCATGGATTTCGGCGGCGACAACATCCGCGTCAACGCCATCTCGGCCGGCCCCGTCCGCACGCTGGCCGGCTCCGGCGTCGCCGATGCGCGCATCATGTACAATTACCAGAAGAAGAACGCGCCGCTCCGCCGCACGGTCTCGCTCGACGAGATCGGCGGCTCGGCGCTGTATCTGCTGTCGGAACTGGGCGCCGGCGTCACCGGCGACGTGCATTTCGTCGATTCCGGCTACAACATCGTCTCGATGCCGCGCCTGGAAGAGCTGAAGGTCCACGAGGCCCACGCCGAAGCGATCAACCCGCAGGCGGATTGA
- a CDS encoding GIY-YIG nuclease family protein: protein MTPCVYILASGRNGTLYIGVTSNLPQRVWQHREGFLGGFTRRYGIKTLVYYERHDTMESAIRREKQMKLWKRNWKIELIECASPDWLDLYEQIAL, encoded by the coding sequence ATGACACCGTGCGTGTACATCCTGGCCAGCGGCCGTAACGGAACGCTCTACATCGGCGTGACGAGCAATTTGCCCCAGCGGGTCTGGCAGCATCGAGAAGGTTTCCTGGGCGGCTTCACGCGTCGATACGGGATCAAGACCTTGGTCTACTATGAGCGGCACGACACGATGGAATCGGCCATCCGCCGAGAGAAGCAGATGAAGCTCTGGAAACGGAACTGGAAGATCGAATTGATTGAGTGCGCCAGCCCGGACTGGCTCGATCTATACGAACAGATCGCCTTGTAG
- the hrpB gene encoding ATP-dependent helicase HrpB, with product MLPVDDVLPELKSVLERGTSAVLVAPPGAGKTTRVPLALLDAPWRGDRRILMLEPRRLAARAAARRMAETLGEEVGQTVGYRVRLEKKVSVKTRIEIITEGVFTRMILDDPSLDGVAAVIFDEFHERSLDGDLGLALALDAQGALRDDLRILVMSATIDGARVARLLGEAPVVESLGRMFPIETRHGGRDPARRMEDDVADAVRRSLAADSGSLLVFLPGQAEIRRVAERLEGRVAPEVEIAPLYGALDFAVQDRAIRPAAPGKRKVVLATSIAETSLTIEGVRVVIDSGLARAPIYEPATGLTRLETRRVSRAAADQRRGRAGRTEPGICYRLWEEGQTAALAPFDRPEILEADLAPLVLDLANWGVADPGQLAFLDPPPRPAWEEAVALLTRLDALDADRRLTKEGAALARLPLSPRLGHMLRKGAELGLGGLAGAVAAVLSEIGLGGNDTDLRERVRRLFAARDPRSRDSLGLAARWARDVGARPDDGRQAPEEAGLLTAFAFPDRIAMARGAPGAFVMANGRGGVLDASDALSREPYLAIASLQGAAEKARILTAAPITLAEIEAHFSGLITDEESVAFDPQTGSVRGRAVRRLGRLVLGDRAIAKVSDGAVQAALLAEIRQRGVAELPWEKSAEQFRARIAFLHARLGGGWPDVSDATLAETLPDWLGPFLSGKRRLDAVTPGLLHEGLASLVPWDKRALMDRLAPTHFDAPSGSRVPIDYSDENGPVLEIRVQELFGLDRHPAVADGAVPVTVTLLSPGHRPIQITRDLPGFWRGSWKDVRSDMRGRYPKHVWPDDPLAAQATARAKPRGT from the coding sequence ATGCTGCCCGTCGATGACGTCCTCCCCGAACTGAAATCCGTGCTCGAACGCGGCACCAGCGCCGTGCTGGTGGCGCCGCCCGGCGCCGGCAAGACCACGCGCGTGCCCCTGGCACTGCTCGACGCACCCTGGCGGGGCGATCGCCGCATCCTGATGCTGGAGCCGCGCCGGCTCGCCGCCCGCGCCGCGGCGCGGCGGATGGCCGAGACGCTCGGCGAAGAGGTCGGCCAGACCGTCGGCTACCGCGTCCGGCTCGAAAAGAAGGTTTCGGTAAAGACGCGCATCGAGATCATCACCGAAGGCGTCTTCACCCGCATGATCCTTGACGATCCCTCGCTCGATGGCGTCGCGGCGGTTATCTTTGACGAGTTCCACGAGCGCAGCCTCGACGGCGATCTCGGCCTGGCGCTGGCGCTCGATGCGCAGGGCGCGCTGCGCGACGATCTGCGTATCCTTGTCATGTCGGCCACCATCGACGGTGCCCGCGTCGCGCGGCTGCTCGGCGAGGCCCCGGTGGTCGAGAGCCTTGGTCGGATGTTCCCGATAGAGACCCGGCATGGCGGCCGCGACCCCGCCCGGCGCATGGAGGACGATGTCGCCGACGCCGTGCGGCGCTCGCTCGCTGCCGATAGCGGCAGCCTGCTCGTCTTCCTGCCGGGACAGGCGGAAATCCGCCGCGTCGCCGAGCGGCTGGAGGGGCGCGTCGCGCCCGAGGTCGAGATCGCGCCGCTCTATGGCGCGCTCGATTTCGCCGTGCAGGACCGCGCCATCCGGCCGGCCGCGCCGGGAAAACGCAAGGTGGTGCTGGCGACCTCGATCGCCGAAACCTCGCTGACCATCGAGGGTGTGCGCGTCGTGATCGATTCCGGCCTCGCCCGCGCGCCGATCTACGAGCCGGCGACCGGGCTGACCCGGCTGGAGACGCGCCGCGTCTCGCGCGCCGCGGCCGACCAGCGTCGCGGCCGCGCCGGCCGCACCGAGCCCGGCATCTGCTACCGGCTCTGGGAAGAAGGCCAGACGGCAGCCCTCGCGCCGTTCGACCGGCCGGAGATATTGGAGGCCGATCTGGCGCCGCTGGTGCTCGACCTCGCCAATTGGGGCGTCGCCGATCCAGGCCAGCTCGCCTTCCTCGATCCGCCGCCCAGGCCCGCCTGGGAGGAAGCCGTCGCGCTGCTGACCCGGCTCGACGCGCTCGACGCCGATCGCCGCCTGACGAAAGAAGGCGCGGCACTCGCCCGCCTGCCGCTCAGCCCCCGCCTCGGCCACATGCTGCGCAAGGGCGCGGAACTCGGTCTTGGCGGCCTCGCCGGCGCGGTCGCCGCCGTGCTTTCCGAAATCGGCCTCGGCGGCAACGACACCGATCTGCGCGAGCGCGTGCGCCGGCTCTTTGCCGCCCGCGATCCCAGATCCCGCGATTCGCTCGGTCTCGCCGCCCGCTGGGCCCGCGATGTCGGGGCGCGTCCGGACGATGGCCGGCAGGCGCCGGAGGAAGCGGGGCTGCTCACCGCCTTTGCCTTTCCCGACCGCATCGCCATGGCGCGCGGCGCGCCCGGCGCCTTCGTCATGGCGAATGGCCGGGGCGGCGTGCTCGATGCGTCCGACGCCCTGTCGCGCGAGCCCTATCTCGCCATTGCCAGCTTGCAGGGCGCGGCCGAAAAGGCCCGCATTCTGACCGCGGCGCCGATCACGCTGGCCGAGATCGAGGCCCATTTTTCCGGCCTGATCACGGACGAGGAAAGCGTCGCCTTCGATCCGCAGACCGGTTCGGTGCGCGGCCGCGCCGTGCGCCGGCTCGGCCGCCTGGTCCTTGGCGACCGGGCGATTGCCAAGGTCTCGGATGGAGCCGTGCAGGCGGCCCTGCTGGCGGAAATCCGCCAGCGCGGCGTGGCGGAACTGCCGTGGGAAAAATCGGCCGAGCAGTTTCGTGCCCGCATCGCCTTCCTGCATGCGCGGCTCGGCGGCGGGTGGCCGGATGTTTCCGATGCGACGCTGGCCGAAACCCTGCCGGACTGGCTCGGGCCTTTCCTGAGTGGCAAGCGCCGGCTCGATGCGGTGACGCCGGGGCTGTTGCATGAGGGGCTGGCGAGCCTCGTCCCCTGGGACAAGCGTGCGCTGATGGACCGCCTCGCGCCGACGCATTTCGATGCGCCTTCGGGATCGCGCGTGCCGATCGATTATTCGGACGAGAATGGCCCGGTTCTGGAAATCCGCGTCCAGGAACTGTTCGGCCTCGATCGCCACCCGGCGGTGGCCGATGGCGCGGTGCCGGTGACGGTAACGCTGCTATCGCCCGGCCATCGTCCGATCCAGATCACTCGAGACCTGCCCGGCTTCTGGCGCGGCTCGTGGAAGGATGTGCGCTCCGACATGCGCGGCCGCTATCCCAAGCATGTCTGGCCCGACGATCCGCTTGCCGCGCAGGCGACGGCGCGCGCCAAGCCGCGCGGCACCTGA
- a CDS encoding DUF2442 domain-containing protein, with translation MKIDPVAIDAAVTKEALLVSLADGRELATPIDWFPRLLGATRAERENWHLTGRGEAIHWPDLGEDIEIASLLRTS, from the coding sequence ATGAAGATTGATCCCGTCGCCATCGATGCGGCCGTGACCAAGGAGGCGCTTCTGGTTAGTCTCGCTGATGGCCGCGAACTCGCGACCCCGATCGACTGGTTTCCGCGCCTTCTCGGCGCCACCCGCGCCGAGCGCGAGAACTGGCACCTGACCGGCCGCGGCGAGGCCATCCACTGGCCCGACCTCGGCGAGGACATCGAGATCGCCAGCCTGCTGCGGACCAGCTGA